The genomic interval CGACGCGCAGCAATACGGTCAACGCCTCTTGCGAGTGCGTAACCGTTCTGTTGTGGGGCAAACTCCGCCGTGATCAGGTCGCGTCGGGTTGGGGAACCGGCTTGCGGCGGAACGAGATGTGCCGGTGACCGAAGAAACTGACGACCGCGACCAAACCCATGACGACGACCGCCGAGGGAATGTCGGGCAGGTGCAGCACCGACACGGCCAGTTGCAGCAGCACCATATTCATCAGCAGCCCACCGGAATTCACCCCGCAGAAGGCGAGGAAGTCGCGCAACAGGTGCCCGCGCACCCGGAATACCAGGGTGCGGTGCAGCACGAAGGCGATCACGATGCTGACCGCGTAGGCCGCGGCGGGGGCGAGCGCGGCGGGCACGCGGTCGCCGAAGACCTTCAGCCACATCACCGTAAGCGCCACGCCGAGCCCGGTGTTGACGACGCCGACCATCGCGAACGCGATCTCCTGGCGCCGCACCAGCCGCAGCAGGGGCCCCGGATCGGGGGCGGTCGCGATCGTGTTCACCGCTCTACTCATATCAGACCGCGCCTACCGGTTCCGGCTCAGCCTCTTCGGGTCGCCGCGGTTCTTCCGGCTCGCTGTCGGCACGCCGCTTGCCGCGCAGGTGGATCCAGTGCAGCAACGCGACGCTGAGCACCGCGAACAGCCCCGCGCCCGCGCCGAGCGGCCAGCCCGGCGGACTCCAGGACAGCACCAGTTCACCGTCCCTGGTGCCCGCTGGAATACTCACGGCCGCAAAGGTTTTCCCGATCTGCTCGACCGGGATCTCGGCGCCGTTCAGGGTGGCCTCGTAGCCGGGCCAGGCCAGCCGCGC from Nocardia goodfellowii carries:
- a CDS encoding GtrA family protein produces the protein MNTIATAPDPGPLLRLVRRQEIAFAMVGVVNTGLGVALTVMWLKVFGDRVPAALAPAAAYAVSIVIAFVLHRTLVFRVRGHLLRDFLAFCGVNSGGLLMNMVLLQLAVSVLHLPDIPSAVVVMGLVAVVSFFGHRHISFRRKPVPQPDAT